The Elgaria multicarinata webbii isolate HBS135686 ecotype San Diego chromosome 4, rElgMul1.1.pri, whole genome shotgun sequence genome contains a region encoding:
- the SESN1 gene encoding sestrin-1 isoform X2, translating into MKLAGTAQRSQGCGAVQPFRYNRCGSQSRKELGIRIPRPLGQGPSRYIPEMEILQVSTEDTQMHALFAESFTTLGHLDNITLVMVFHPQYLESFLKTQHYLLQMDGPLPLHYRHYIGIMAAARHQCSYLVNLHVNYFLHVGGDPKWLNGLENAPQKLQNLGELNKMLAHRPWLITKEHIEQLLKTEEHSWSLAELIHAVVLLTHYHSLASFTFGCGINPEIHCDGGHTFRPPSVGDYCICDITNGNHGVYAMQGLAANITTTEPLCEVEALMEKMKQLQECRDEVKASQEEKATRFEKEKRESMLVGCSEDEELAPTKDVSRHFEDTSYGYKDFSRHGTHMPTFHVQDYSWEDHGYSLVNRLYPDVGQLIDEKFQIAYNLTYNTMAMHKDVDTSMLRRAIWNYIHCMFGIRYDDYDYGEINQLLDRSFKIYIKTVVCAPERTTNRMYDSFWRQFKHSEKVHVNLLLIEARMQAELLYALRAITRYMT; encoded by the exons ATGAAGCTGGCAGGCACAGCCCAGCGGAGCCAAGGCTGCGGAGCTGTGCAGCCTTTTCGCTACAACCGCTGTGGGAGCCAGAGCCGCAAG gaACTTGGAATTAGGATTCCTAGACCACTGGGACAAGGACCAAGTAGATACATACCAGAGATGGAG ATTCTCCAAGTGAGCACTGAAGATACCCAAATGCATGCTTTATTTGCAGAGTCTTTCACAACTTTGGGGCATTTGGACAACATTACCTTGGTGATGGTTTTCCACCCACAGTATCTGGagagctttttaaaaactcagcattatCTGTTGCAAATGGATGGACCACTGCCTCTTCACTATCGACACTATATAGGTATCATG gctgcaGCTAGGCATCAGTGCTCCTACTTGGTTAACCTCCATGTCAATTATTTTCTACATGTTGGGGGAGATCCTAAGTGGCTGAATGGTCTGGAGAATGCACCTCAAAAACTGCAGAATTTGGGTGAATTAAATAAAATGTTGGCACACAGGCCATGGCTTATTACGAAGGAACATATTGAA CAACTTCTAAAGACTGAAGAACATAGCTGGTCATTGGCAGAACTGATCCACGCTGTAGTTCTCCTAACACACTATCATTCACTTGCCTCTTTCACATTTGGCTGTGGAATCAATCCAGAAATTCATTGTGATGGCGGTCACACATTCAGGCCTCCTTCTGTTGGTGACTATTGCATCTGTGATATTACAAATGGAAACCACGGTGTGTATGCGATGCAGGGCCTAGCTGCAAATATTACG ACTACAGAGCCTTTGTGTGAAGTGGAAGCACTTATGGAAAAAATGAAGCAACTACAGGAATGCAGAGATGAAGTTAAAGCCAGCCAAGAAGAAAAGGCCACTCGTTttgagaaggagaagagagaaagcATGTTGGTGGGTTGCTCAG AGGATGAAGAATTGGCACCAACAAAAGATGTGTCTCGCCATTTTGAGGATACTAGCTATGGTTATAAAGACTTCTCCAGGCATGGAACGCATATGCCTACCTTCCATGTTCAG gacTATTCTTGGGAAGATCATGGATATTCACTTGTAAATCGTCTCTACCCAGATGTGGGACAGCTGATAGATGAGAAGTTTCAGATTGCCTACAATTTGACTTACAACACCATGGCCATGCATAAAGATGTGGATACCTCAATGCTTAGACGAGCTATTTGGAATTATATCCACTGTATGTTTGGAATAAG ATATGATGATTATGACTATGGTGAAATTAACCAATTACTGGACCGCAGCTTTAAAATTTACATCAAAACCGTGGTGTGTGCTCCTGAGAGGACCACAAATAGAATGTATGATAGCTTCTGGAGGCAGTTCAAACACTCTGAGAAG gttcATGTCAATTTGCTTCTCATAGAAGCACGGATGCAGGCTGAACTGCTTTATGCTCTGAGAGCCATTACTCGCTACATGACCTGA
- the SESN1 gene encoding sestrin-1 isoform X3 gives MKNYFCQELGIRIPRPLGQGPSRYIPEMEILQVSTEDTQMHALFAESFTTLGHLDNITLVMVFHPQYLESFLKTQHYLLQMDGPLPLHYRHYIGIMAAARHQCSYLVNLHVNYFLHVGGDPKWLNGLENAPQKLQNLGELNKMLAHRPWLITKEHIEQLLKTEEHSWSLAELIHAVVLLTHYHSLASFTFGCGINPEIHCDGGHTFRPPSVGDYCICDITNGNHGVYAMQGLAANITTTEPLCEVEALMEKMKQLQECRDEVKASQEEKATRFEKEKRESMLVGCSEDEELAPTKDVSRHFEDTSYGYKDFSRHGTHMPTFHVQDYSWEDHGYSLVNRLYPDVGQLIDEKFQIAYNLTYNTMAMHKDVDTSMLRRAIWNYIHCMFGIRYDDYDYGEINQLLDRSFKIYIKTVVCAPERTTNRMYDSFWRQFKHSEKVHVNLLLIEARMQAELLYALRAITRYMT, from the exons gaACTTGGAATTAGGATTCCTAGACCACTGGGACAAGGACCAAGTAGATACATACCAGAGATGGAG ATTCTCCAAGTGAGCACTGAAGATACCCAAATGCATGCTTTATTTGCAGAGTCTTTCACAACTTTGGGGCATTTGGACAACATTACCTTGGTGATGGTTTTCCACCCACAGTATCTGGagagctttttaaaaactcagcattatCTGTTGCAAATGGATGGACCACTGCCTCTTCACTATCGACACTATATAGGTATCATG gctgcaGCTAGGCATCAGTGCTCCTACTTGGTTAACCTCCATGTCAATTATTTTCTACATGTTGGGGGAGATCCTAAGTGGCTGAATGGTCTGGAGAATGCACCTCAAAAACTGCAGAATTTGGGTGAATTAAATAAAATGTTGGCACACAGGCCATGGCTTATTACGAAGGAACATATTGAA CAACTTCTAAAGACTGAAGAACATAGCTGGTCATTGGCAGAACTGATCCACGCTGTAGTTCTCCTAACACACTATCATTCACTTGCCTCTTTCACATTTGGCTGTGGAATCAATCCAGAAATTCATTGTGATGGCGGTCACACATTCAGGCCTCCTTCTGTTGGTGACTATTGCATCTGTGATATTACAAATGGAAACCACGGTGTGTATGCGATGCAGGGCCTAGCTGCAAATATTACG ACTACAGAGCCTTTGTGTGAAGTGGAAGCACTTATGGAAAAAATGAAGCAACTACAGGAATGCAGAGATGAAGTTAAAGCCAGCCAAGAAGAAAAGGCCACTCGTTttgagaaggagaagagagaaagcATGTTGGTGGGTTGCTCAG AGGATGAAGAATTGGCACCAACAAAAGATGTGTCTCGCCATTTTGAGGATACTAGCTATGGTTATAAAGACTTCTCCAGGCATGGAACGCATATGCCTACCTTCCATGTTCAG gacTATTCTTGGGAAGATCATGGATATTCACTTGTAAATCGTCTCTACCCAGATGTGGGACAGCTGATAGATGAGAAGTTTCAGATTGCCTACAATTTGACTTACAACACCATGGCCATGCATAAAGATGTGGATACCTCAATGCTTAGACGAGCTATTTGGAATTATATCCACTGTATGTTTGGAATAAG ATATGATGATTATGACTATGGTGAAATTAACCAATTACTGGACCGCAGCTTTAAAATTTACATCAAAACCGTGGTGTGTGCTCCTGAGAGGACCACAAATAGAATGTATGATAGCTTCTGGAGGCAGTTCAAACACTCTGAGAAG gttcATGTCAATTTGCTTCTCATAGAAGCACGGATGCAGGCTGAACTGCTTTATGCTCTGAGAGCCATTACTCGCTACATGACCTGA